The genomic stretch GAGAGGACGGAACTCCTCCTTGGCGCGCGTCAGCGTATTGTAGAGCTTCAGAACGGGAGCGTCGGACGACATGAATTTCCCCTCGGCCTGCCGGCCCGGGGCGTCATTGCGTGTCATGAAGAGAGACGTGACGGCTCCGGCCAGCGATTGGGCTAGCTGATAATGATCCGACAAAGGATGCAGGAGTGGAGCGTGCTCGTCATAGCGCTAACATGCGCGCTCCGGGGCCGTCCGTCAAGTCGCAGACTCGGCGCTTCGGTCCCTGCCTGCCCCCCTCGCCAGAACCCGCCACGGCCGCGAGCGCGGGCTTGCCAAATATATCGTTGCACGATATGAATTAGATCGTAGAACGATGCAATTGCCGGTGCACCCCGCGTCGGCGATCGCGCCCGTTCGCATCCTGACGGCTCATCGCCGGCGGCGCCCGTTATTCCCTCTCGAGGCGACCGATCCGCGGAGAAAAGCAGGATGTGGCGCGCGCCGCCTTCGACCGCCCCGCAGGTCGAAGGCGGCGCGCCTGAAACGACCGAAGAAGGCCCGGACGCCCTCGCGATCGGCGCGAGCGACGTATCGAGAGGCCCGCAATTGGAGGAAACGACAATGAAAATCCGCTTCGTCTTCACCCTCGCCCTCATTGCCGCCGCGGCCGGCGCCGGCTTCGCCCAAGCGACGCCGCATCGAGTCGGCGACCTCGGCTTCTCGCCGCGGCCGATCGAAAAAGTGAGCTGCGACAATCGCGGCGACGACAAGCAGGCGCGCTGCATGGAGAGCTGCGACGAAGCCTGGATCAAGGCGACCCAGGCCTATAATGGCAATATCGACAAAGCCAAGGTGGACAAGAAATCCTGCGAGACCAATTGCGGCTGCTGAGCCGCGGAGCCCTCTCCTCTTCGGGGGAAGGCTTTCCTTGATCCTCTCGCCGGAATAAGCCACAACAGCCCACGCCGCGGCCTCACCCCGCGGCGTGGGCTTTTTTCTCGGAACAGGGTCAAATGGCGGAAATCTTGCGCGTCGGCGTCGCGGGCTTGGGCACAGTGGGCGCTTCGGTCGTGCGGCTGCTGCAGAGGCAGGCGCAGGCGCTGGCGGCGCGCACCGGGCGCGAGATCGTCGTCACGGCGGTTTCCGCCCGCGACAAGGGCAAGGACCGCGGCGTCGACCTCGCCGGCGCGACCTTCTATGACGATCCGGTCGCCCTCGCCGCCTCCGACGGCATAGATCTTTTCGTCGAGCTGATCGGCGGGTCCGAAGGACCGGCGCGCGTCAGCGTCGAGACGGCCCTCTCCAAAGGCAAATCTGTCGTCACCGCCAATAAGGCGCTGCTCTCCGCCCATGGCTCGGCGCTGGCCGAGCTGGCCGAGAGCCGCCATGTCGCGCTCGCCTTCGAGGCGTCGGTGGCCGGCGGCATACCGATCGTCAAGACGCTGCGCGAGGGCCTCGCCGGCAATTCGATCGAGCGCGTCTATGGCATTCTCAACGGCACCTGCAATTACATTCTCTCGCGCATGGAGGCGGAGCGCCTCTCCTTCGAGGAGTGCCTGAAGGAGGCGCAGCGCTTGGGCTATGCCGAGGCGGACCCGACCTTCGACATCGGCGGTTTCGACACGGCGCATAAGCTGTCGATTCTCGCCTCGCTCGCCTTCGGCGCGAAGATCGCGCCCGAGGCGGTGGAGATAGAGGGCATTGAGCGTGTGACCCTCGCCGACATAGACGCGGCCGGCGAACTCGGCTTCCGCATCAAGCTGCTCGGCGTCGCCCAGCGCACGGCGCAAGGCATAGAGCAGCGCGTGCACCCCACGATGGTGCGCAAGACCACCGCCATCGCCCAGGTGATGGGCGTCACCAACGCCGTGACCATAGACGCAGACGCCGTGCATGAGCTGACTTTGGTCGGCCCCGGCGCCGGCGGCGACGCCACCGCCTCCGCCGTCGTCGCCGATATCGCCGACATCGCCAAAGGCGTGCGCTCCGCGCCCTTCGGCCTGCCGAGCGCCTCGCTGCGCAAGCTCGAGCGCGCGCCGGCGGCGCTGCATGAAGGCGGCTATTACATCCGCCTCGCCGTGCCGGACGTGCCGGGCGCCTTCGCCGCCATCGCCACCGCCATGGCGGAGCGCAAGATCTCGCTCGAAAGCATCATGCAGCATGGCGCGCGCGCGGCGCGGCGCAGCGGCGCGGCTCAGGTCGGCGCGCAAGTTGGAGTGATTCTCATCACCCATGCGACCACGGAACGTCTGGTGCGCGAGGCGCTCGACGCCATCTACGCCGACGGCGTCATCGCCGAGCCGGCGCAGGTCATCCGCATCGAGCGCGAATAGCGCATCGCCGGAGAAAAATGCATGGCGCGCCCCGCATCGGCCGCAGAAAAATCCCTCGATCGCAATCTGACCCTCGAGCTCGCCCGCGTCACCGAGCGGGCGGCCGTGGCGGCGGCGCGCTGGCGTGGACGCGGCGATGAGATGGCCGCCGACCAGGCCGCCGTCGACGCCATGCGCAGCGAATTGGGCCGGCTGGCGATTCGCGGCCGCATCGTCATCGGCGAGGGCGAGCGTGACTCTGCGCCCATGCTGTTCATCGGCGAGGAAGTGGGCGCCGGCGGCGGCCCGCGCGTCGATCTCGCCGTGGCGCCGCTCGAGGGCTCGACGCTCTGCGCCAAGGACATGCCGGGCGCGATCTCGATCGTCGCCATCGCCGCCGCGGGCTCGCTGCTCTATGCGCCCGATGTCTATATGGACAAGATCGCCATCGGCCCCGGCTATCCGCCGGGCGTCGTCGATCTCGACAATGAGCCGGACGCCAATATCGCCGCCCTCGCCGCAGCCAAGGGCGTCGCGGCGCAGGACGTCACCATCTGCATATTGGACCGGCCCCGCCATGCCGAGCTGATCGCGCGTTGCCGCGCGGCGGGCGCGCGGGTGCGGCTCATCAGCGACGGCGATGTAGCGGGCATCATCTTCACCGCCCAGCCGGCGGAGACCGGCGTCGACATGTATCTCGGCGCCGGCGGCGCGCCGGAGGGCGTGCTGGCGGCCGGCGTACTGCGCTGCGTCGGCGGCCAGATGCAGGGCCGCCTCGTGCTCGACAGCCCCGCCAAGACGGCGCGCGCGGCGGAAATGGGCGTGCGCGATCCGCGCAAGAAATATGAGCTGGAGGAGCTGGCCTCCGGCGATGTGGTGGTCTGCGCGACCGGCGTCACCGACGGGCCGCTGCTGTTCGGCGTGGTCTTCGGCAAGGATGCGATCGAGACGGAGACGCTAATCTATCGCTCCTCCACCGGCACAGTGCGCCGCATCAGCGCCCAGCATCGCGTGAGCGGGAAATTCGAATTGGATTGAACGATCTTGTCCACGAAATTGGTTTTGCTCCCCGTCTTCGCTCTCGTCGCACTCGCTCTGGGGCTGCTCGTCGCTCTCGCTCGGTCGCGCATTCGCGCGCTGCGGGGCAAAGTGGTGAAGCCGGCCGATATTGCGCTCAATCGGGGCTGGCCGGACCAGATCGCCCAGCTCGCCAATTCCTACGCCAGCCAGTTCGAGCTGCCCGTGCTGTTCTATGCGCTCGTCGCGCTGACGCTGGTCACGGAAAAGGCGGACCTTTTATTCGTCGCGCTGGAATGGGCCTTTGTCGCGACGCGTTACGCGCACGCCGCGATTCACGTCACCAGCAATCATGTGCAGCGACGGTTTTTCGCCTTCGCTGCGGGCTTCGCGCTACTCGCCCTGATGTGGGCGATCTTCGCCGCGCGGATCGTCTTTTCCTGACGATCCGCGGCCGCGAGCTCGAGGCCCAGACCACGGGAGCATCCAGCGCTTTTCCTGCCGAAGCGGATGCCGGCTCGGCGTCGGAAGCACGTCGTTCAGAAGAATCTTTCCGCGTTTCGATGAAACATGGAACGATTCTTCTCCTAGCCCCGACCGGCGGGAAAGGCGTTGCGCAGGCTCCGCTGGAGGGTGCGAACAGACACGCCCAATTCCTCCGCCACCTCCTGCACCTGGGTCTTCTCCTGCCGTATGGCTTCGAAAGCGTCGGCGATCTGGTCGGGACTGAGCGATTTCGGCCGCCCGAGCGTGCAGCCGCGCGCCCGAGCGGCTGAGAGCCCCGCCCGCGTTCTTTCGCTGATGAGGGAACGCTCGAACTCGGCCAGCGCCGCCATCATATGGAACATCAGCCGTCCGCCCGATGAGGTCGTGTTGATATTCTCGGTCAGAGACTGAAAATTGATCCCTCTCTTTCCGAGCTTATCCATCAACGCGACGAGACCGGGCAAAGACCGGCCGAGCCGATCCAGGCGCCACACGACCAAAGTGTCGCCAGACTTCAAATTCTGCATCGCCTTCTCCAGACCCTCGCGACTGAAATCAAGTCCAGAGCGCCCGTGATCCGTAAAAATTTCATCACATCCTACCTTTTCTAAGGCTTTGAGCTGCAGATCGAGTTTTTGCTCGTCTGTTGATACTCGCGCATAGCCGACGATCATTATTTGTTCTCGTGTCTCGATGCCAAAACGGCGCTGTCACGTCGTAAAGAAACGGTTTTTGTCTACCAAACTATCTCAATACGAGACAGAAAGGCTTGACAAAATCGGTCCTTTCTTGCCTGCGCCTTGAAATATGCGCTCGGTTAAAATAATCCTGTAATTACAATGCTAACATGCGCACGATGTCACAGGATTTTTACGCGCTAGTTATGGTCACAAAGGACCGTTTATGCCGCGAAATCAGGAATTCGACGCTGCAGCCCTGCGCCGATGCGGGGACCAAAAGAGGTCTTCTTTCCCTTCGAGCTTCGGTGGCGACAGACTCGCAGTCCCGGACGAGCGCGCGGCCAACCGCGACCTCGACGCCAGAGATATCCGCGTGTCGGACACTGTCGCCGGAATGATGATCGCCGCAGTCTCCGGCGCGGTCGTCGGGTTTCTGACGGCCGGAGGAGTTGCTTGCGCCGCTCTGGTCTTCGTGTCGGCGATTGTCGGCGCCTATGCGGGCTGGCAGGCGCGAGGCGGCGAATGATGGCAAACCATTCCTCACGCGCCTCCGGCGTGGCGCCATTCGGAAGGCGTGGCCAGCGCCGCGACGACGAGCCGGGCAGCCGGCGCCGAGCCGGGGACGAGCCGAGCAGGTATCGACGCGTCAGACTGCGGACGCTCGGCGCGGAGCTGACGCTCGTCTATATCGCGGACTTTCAAGGCCTCGCTCCGCAATTTCTGGTGCGGTTCGACGAGGACGGGCCGTATCTTTCCGTCGGGGATCCAGTCGCGTTTTCGCTGGCGTCGAAGGAGGAGCCGACCGGTCGTGAGTCGCCCGGCCGTCCTCGCGTCCTCTCCGACGCCGATGCGGAGCGGAACCGAATCCTGCTCATAGCCGGAGACGAAGACGCAATCGATCGCGCCGCCGCTCAGCCTCGGCAAAATCATGGACAAATTCCGCTCGACACAGCGGATATAGCCGTGGACATGCTCATCGGCTATTCGATCGAGTCCGTCGAACGACGGCTCGTTCTGCGCACATTGCGCCGTTTCAACGGCGATTATCGACAGGCCGCCTTTGCTCTGGGGCTGTCGACGCGAGAATTGTCGGCGAAGCTTCTGGCGCTGCTCTACGCGGACGCATCCGCGACCGGGGAATAACGCTATGGAAAGATCTTCGCCGCGCGGATCGCCTTTTCGTGACGATCCGCAGCGGCGAAGCGAAACTCAGTATTTGCGGCCGGTCTCGAGCTGGGTCTTGGCGTCGAGCGGCTTCTTCGGCGGCGGGGTCAGGTCGGGCTGCGACTGAGCCGCGCAGGCGGCCAGCGAGAGAGCGAGCAGAATAGCGGCGAACGGACGAAGAGAGCGCATCTTTTAGCTTCCGACGGTATGTGTGGAAAACGCCGTGGCTTTCGCGGCGCAACATGACTTCAGCTAGGCTATTGAGGCCAGATTGTGGCCGTGAGCGCTACCATGGCGATTTTCTGAGACTTTTTGCCTTTCCATGCGCTATCTCACCTCTCGAGCGCGCAGGCGCTGGCCTGCCGGCCCGCGAGGCCGTAAAGCAAAAGCGACATGACTCCCGCCGCACAAGTCTCCGCCGCCATTGAAATCCTCGCCGAGCTCGCCGAGCGCCGCCGTCCGGCCGCCGATGCGATCAAGGATTGGGGACTTTCGCACCGATTCGCCGGCTCCAAGGACCGCGCGTCCATATCGAGCCTCGTGTTCGACGCGCTACGCAAGCGCGCCTCGGCCGCATTCCTGATGGGCGACGACTCGCCTCGCGCCGTCGTCATCGGCGCGCTGCGCGAATCGCACGGGCTTTCCATCGAGGAGATCGCAGCGCTGTTCTCGGGCGAAGGCCACGCCCCCGCCCCGCTCACGGCAGAGGAGCGCGAGCGCCTCGCTACGGCGACGCTCGAAGGCGCGCCGGCGCATATTCTCGGCGACTATCCCGAATGGCTGGCCGAGCGCTTCGCCGCCGCCTTCGGCGCGGCCGCGGCCGAGGAGGGCCGCGCTCTCGCCGCGCGCGCGCCGGTCGATCTGCGCGCCAATATTTTGAAGGCCTCGCGTGAGGACGCGCTGCGCCGTCTCGCGCATCTTTCGCCGGAGCCGACGCCTTTATCGCCGCTCGGCCTGCGCATCGCGCCGCCGACCAAGGGGCGCGGCCCGGCGCTGACGGCCGAGCCGGCCTATGTCAAAGGCCTGGTCGAGCCGCAGGACGAAGGCTCGCAGATCGCCGCCCTGCTCTGCGCCGCCGAGCCCGGCGAGCAGGTTCTGGACCTTTGCGCCGGCGGCGGCGGCAAGACGCTGGCGCTGGCCGGGCAGATGCATAATCGCGGGCAGATCTACGCCTTCGACGACGACGGCCGCCGCCTCACCCCCATTTATCCGCGGCTCGAGCGCGCTGGCGCACGCAATGTGCAAGTCCGCGCCCCGCGCGGGAAGACGGATGTGCTCGCCGATCTCGAGGCGCGCTGCGGCCTCGTGCTGATCGACGCGCCCTGCACCGGAACCGGAACCTGGCGCCGCCACCCGGACGCCAAATGGCGCCTCGCCCCGGGCGCGCTGGAGCAGCGCATCGCCGAGCAGCAGGAGCTGCTGGACAAGGCCCCGCGCTTCGTGAAGGCGGGCGGGCGCGTCGCCTATGTGACCTGCTCGCTGCTGATCGACGAGAATGAGGCGCAGATCGCGCGCTTTCTCGACGGACATGCGGATTTTTCCGCCATTCCGGCCGAAGAGGCTGCGGCCAAGGCCGGGCTGCCGGAGCTGGCGCAATTCGCCTCGCCGCATGGGGCGGGATTTCGGCTGACGCCGCACACGGCGGGGACCGATGGGTTCTATGTGTGCGTGCTTAAGCGCGGGTGAATAGCGAAATTTGTCAAAGCTCGTTATTGCGCTATCTTTGGCTCAAGAGAGCTTTGTCCCCGAGCGAACCCATAGCGAGCGACCCCATGAATGTGAGCCTCACCCCCGAGCTCGAGCGGCTGGTGCATCAGAAGGTGCAGACCGGCCGCTACACCTCCGCGAGCGAAGTGGTGCGCGAAGCGCTTCGCCTGATGGAGGAGCGCGACCGGCTGGAGGCTTGGCGCAAGGACGAAATCCGCGCGCAGATCGCCGCCGGCGTCGCGTCGCTGCGGGCCGGGCGAGGCGTGGACGGCGAGGAGGCGTTCGATCGGCTGGAAGCGGAGATCGACGCCGAGGAGCAGCGTAGCGCCGAGTGAGCCGCTTTCGCCTTTCGCCGGAAGCCCAGAGCGACCTCGAGGCCATAAGGCGCTATCTGACCCGCAAAGGCGGTCCGACGCTCGCCCGGCATGTCCTGGGCGAAATCCGTCATGCGCTGCGATTCATCGCCGAAAATCCTGGGGCCGGGCATAAAAGAGAGGACCTCACCGACGAGAAGGTGAAGTTTTGGCCGGTCTTTTCCTATTTGATCGTCTATGAGCCGTCGATGCGTCCAATCGGAATCGTGCGCATCATTCACGGGGCGCAAGACGTCGAGACGATGTTTTCCGAGAAGCCGCCGCAAATGTGAGCGGTCCTCACAGACAGGGCCTTCGCCTTTCGCCGGCCGGGTCGCAACATCCCGAGGGGCACGCCGCGCTCTTGCGCATTGCCGACGACGAGAGGTAGTCACTAGCTCTCGCGAGCCCCCACACACGAAAGACCAGCATGACCGCCACTGAGAGCTTCCACCACGACATCGCCGATCGCCACGACAAGCTGCTGATCGTCGATTTCGGCTCGCAGGTGACGCAGCTCATCGCGCGGCGCGTGCGCGAGGCCGGCGTCTATTGCGAGATCGCGCCCTTCCAGAGCGCCGAGCGCGCCTTCGCCGAGATCCGCCCCAAGGCGGTGATCCTCTCCGGCGGCCCCTGCTCCGTCACCGAGGACGGCTCGCCGCGCGCGCCGCAGAGCATTTTCGACGCGAAAATCCCCGTGCTCGCCATTTGCTACGGCGAGCAGCTGCTCGCCGCGCAATTGGGCGGCGCGGTCGAGGGCGGGCATCATCGCGAGTTCGGCCGCGCCGAGATCGGCGTCGTCGAGGAGAGCCCGCTCTTCTCCGGCGTGTGGGAAAAGGGCGGCCGCTATCCGGTGTGGATGAGCCATGGCGACCGCGTCACCCGCCTGCCGGAAGGCTTTCGCGTCATCGCCGCCTCCGAGAACGCCCCCATGGGCGCCATCGCCGACGAGGCGCGCCGCTATTACGGCGTGCAATTCCATCTCGAGGTCGCGCATACGCCGGACGGCGCCAAGCTCATCTCCAATTTCGTCCATAATGTCGCGGGGCTGAAATCCGACTGGACCATGTCCGCCTTTCGCGGCGAGGCGATCGACGCGATACGCCGCCAAGTGGGCCCCGGCCGCGTGCTCTGCGGGCTTTCGGGCGGCGTCGATTCCGCCGTCGCGGCCGTGCTGATCCATGAGGCGATCGGCGACGCCCTGACTTGCGTCTTCGTCGATCACGGCCTGCTGCGCGGCGGCGAGGCGGAGGAGGTCGTCACCCTCTTCCGCGATCACTACAACATCCCGCTCGTGCATGTGGCGGCGCAGGAGCTGTTCCTGCAAGCGCTGGAAGGCGTCGAGGACCCGGAGATCAAGCGCAAGACGATCGGCCGCCTCTTCATCGAGACTTTCGAAGAAGAGGCGAAGAAGATCGCCGCCGACGGGCGCGGCGCGCCGCAATTTCTGGCGCAAGGCACGCTCTATCCTGATGTGATCGAGAGCGTGTCCTTCTCCGGCGGGCCTTCGGTGACGATCAAGTCGCATCACAATGTCGGCGGCCTGCCCGAGCGCATGAATATGAAGCTCGTCGAGCCCTTGCGCGAATTGTTCAAGGACGAGGTGCGCGCGCTCGGCCGCGAGCTGGGCCTACCCGAGGCCTTCGTCGGCCGCCACCCCTTCCCCGGCCCCGGCCTCGCCATCCGCTGCCCGGGTGGAATCACGCGCGAGAAGCTGGAGATTTTGCGCAAGGCCGACGCCATCTATCTCGACGAAATTCGCAAGGCCGGACTCTATGACGTGATCTGGCAGGCCTTTGCCGTGCTGCTGCCGGTGCGCACTGTGGGCGTGATGGGCGACGGCCGCAGCTACGACCATGTCTGCGCTTTGCGCGCGGTGACGAGCACGGATGGGATGACCGCGGATTTCTATCCCTTCGACATGAATTTTCTAGGCCGGGCGGCGACGCGCATCATCAATGAGGTGCGCGGAGTGAATCGCGTGGTGTACGACGTGACCAGCAAGCCGCCGGGGACGATCGAGTGGGAGTGAGGGGTGCCGACAACGGCGATGTTGGGCACGCTTGCCGATTCACCGAATGACAATGAGTGACTTGTGCAGAAAACTATCAAGCTTGCGCTGAACTCCTTTCCCTCAATCCCCCATTCACTTCGTGAGCCGCCAGATGGCGCCGCTGTGTCACATCTCTTGGTTGACCTAGCCGACCTCTATCACCACTACTACCTGGACAGCTGGGGCATCGAGCCGCCCAATCCAAATCCCGCCCATTTCGAACACGTTCGCTACCTCCTGCCATGTTCAGAGTTTCGGTTCTCGAAGGGAGGCCTCGGCACTGCCAAGACATTTAAGGGCAACAAATCAAACGAGCTTGGCCAAGCCTTCTGCCGCTGGTTCTTGAGCACTCACTTGGACATCCACTACATCGCCCACATCGAGGCTGTACGTGACCACGGAGCGCTTGCCAGCTACGGCGGTGTATCCGTAAAAACTGAGGAAATTGGGGAGGGAGACGGCCCGGATTATTTCTGTGCTTCAGGTAAGAATGAGATTTATCTGGCGGAGGCCAAGGGCACGCGTCACGCCGTTGGCTTTACGACCAAAGAATTCCAGACTTGGCGTAATCAGTTTAAACGGATCATGGTCAATGATGCAAAAGGTCAGCAACTACAAATAAAGGGCTACATTGTTGCCATGCGTTGGGCAATGGAGACAGACAGCACGAAAATATATACTACACTATCGGCCGAGGATCCCGAGACCCTAGGCGAGCGGCCCGGAGATGATAACCTCTCTGGCCTAGCGTATGCTACGAAATCGATCCACTACGCCGCAAGCCTACAACGCTTACGCCAGCCTTTGATCGCAGAGGCGCTGCTGCGGGGGTTCACGATCCCCGAAGAACTCCAATTCCGCTTGGTCTTGTGGGAATGCCTATTGCCGCTCTTCGCCAAGTTGCAATTCGTAGGCGGTTATTTCCCTGACCCCACCTGCCCTGGGCTCCCCTTTGAACGGACCCCGGACGGCAAATTCATTTATGCGTCGGCTGATCCCTTCCGGCTCGATATAGGCTCGGGCACCTTCTTCGGGATCGAACAGCATACCTTTACGATCCTCGCTGAGGCCGTGCGGACTGGTCCTGCTGAAGTCGGCCGACTACAGCCTCTGGAGGGCGGCACATTTGTCGCAAGCAGCGTGAGCCTGCTCCGTGATGGCCATATCGTGGGTCCTATAGAGTTCTTCCGACCGATCGGGATCATCACGGTCTAAGCACACCCCACCCCATCACATCCCCGTGACCACAGGCTCCCCGGCCTTCTGCCAGCCGATGATGCCGCCGCCGAAATGCGTGCTCACGTCGCGGCGGCCGAAGAGGCGGGCCTGCTCCATGGCGTTCACCGAGCGCTTGCCGGAGCGGCAATAGACCACCACCTTCTGGCCCTCGGCCGGAGCCGGGATCTTGCTCGGATCGAAGGCGGACAGCGGCACGAACAAAGCGCCGTCGATATGGCCCTGGGCGTATTCGTCCGCCTCGCGCACATCGACGAGGATGATCGACTTGTCGGCGATGCCGCTCTTCAGATCGTCGAGGCTGATCTCGCTATACCACTCGGCCATGTCGCTCTTTCCCAAATTTCTACGCGGCCGCGCGAACGGGGCCGCGGCTGCGAAGGCTCGGGCAGCGGCTTGAAGCGTCGCGCTGGCGCGTTAGGTGGCTAGCCCTCGGGGGCGTTGTTTCCGCCATTTGACACAGGAGCTCCACAAATGTCCAGAAACGCATCGCTCGCGCTCGCGGCCGCTGTGCTCGTCTCGGTCGCGGCCTCGCCCGCCTTCGCCGAAGTGCAGATGTTCAAGGGCGATCTCTCCGGCGGCGCGGAAAATCCGCCGAGCGCGAGCAAGGGCGTCGGCTCCATCGCCGTCACGCTGGATCCCAAGACGCGGAAAATCAGCTGGAAGGGCTATTTTGTCGGCCTCGAGGGCCAGGAGATGAAGGCGCATTTCCACGGTCCCGCCAAGGCCGGCGAGAAAGCCGCGCCGGTGCTGCCGGTCGAGGCCGTGGAGGAGACCTTCCAGGGCTCGGCGACGCTCGACGCCAAGCAGGTCAAGCAGCTCGAGGACGGCCAGTGGTATTTCAACATCCACTCGGCCAAGCATCCCGAGGGCGAGCTGCGCGGACAGCTGAATCGCGTGCGGTGACGCCCTGCCCTATTGCGGATTCTCGAGGCTGAAGGTCTGCGCGCCTTCGTCATAGGCGAAAATCTCGCCATAGCGGCCCCAGGTGGTGACGCTGCGCAGCGTCATCTCCGCATAGTCCTCGCTCATATAGTCCTCGAGCTCCTCGCGGAAGCGGGTGGCCGGCGCGTAATGCGACGGCCGCTCGTCCAACACGCGGCGGATGCGCTGCGCCAGCGGCACATAGGCGAGCAGATGGTCGCCGAACAGCTTCTTGCGCTGATCGACGTCCATCTCCGCGAAGCGCTTGCCGGCCGTCGTCAGCTTTATGTCGCCCTCGGCGAGCTCG from Methylosinus sp. C49 encodes the following:
- a CDS encoding homoserine dehydrogenase — its product is MAEILRVGVAGLGTVGASVVRLLQRQAQALAARTGREIVVTAVSARDKGKDRGVDLAGATFYDDPVALAASDGIDLFVELIGGSEGPARVSVETALSKGKSVVTANKALLSAHGSALAELAESRHVALAFEASVAGGIPIVKTLREGLAGNSIERVYGILNGTCNYILSRMEAERLSFEECLKEAQRLGYAEADPTFDIGGFDTAHKLSILASLAFGAKIAPEAVEIEGIERVTLADIDAAGELGFRIKLLGVAQRTAQGIEQRVHPTMVRKTTAIAQVMGVTNAVTIDADAVHELTLVGPGAGGDATASAVVADIADIAKGVRSAPFGLPSASLRKLERAPAALHEGGYYIRLAVPDVPGAFAAIATAMAERKISLESIMQHGARAARRSGAAQVGAQVGVILITHATTERLVREALDAIYADGVIAEPAQVIRIERE
- the glpX gene encoding class II fructose-bisphosphatase; amino-acid sequence: MARPASAAEKSLDRNLTLELARVTERAAVAAARWRGRGDEMAADQAAVDAMRSELGRLAIRGRIVIGEGERDSAPMLFIGEEVGAGGGPRVDLAVAPLEGSTLCAKDMPGAISIVAIAAAGSLLYAPDVYMDKIAIGPGYPPGVVDLDNEPDANIAALAAAKGVAAQDVTICILDRPRHAELIARCRAAGARVRLISDGDVAGIIFTAQPAETGVDMYLGAGGAPEGVLAAGVLRCVGGQMQGRLVLDSPAKTARAAEMGVRDPRKKYELEELASGDVVVCATGVTDGPLLFGVVFGKDAIETETLIYRSSTGTVRRISAQHRVSGKFELD
- a CDS encoding MAPEG family protein, producing the protein MSTKLVLLPVFALVALALGLLVALARSRIRALRGKVVKPADIALNRGWPDQIAQLANSYASQFELPVLFYALVALTLVTEKADLLFVALEWAFVATRYAHAAIHVTSNHVQRRFFAFAAGFALLALMWAIFAARIVFS
- a CDS encoding recombinase family protein — translated: MIVGYARVSTDEQKLDLQLKALEKVGCDEIFTDHGRSGLDFSREGLEKAMQNLKSGDTLVVWRLDRLGRSLPGLVALMDKLGKRGINFQSLTENINTTSSGGRLMFHMMAALAEFERSLISERTRAGLSAARARGCTLGRPKSLSPDQIADAFEAIRQEKTQVQEVAEELGVSVRTLQRSLRNAFPAGRG
- a CDS encoding helix-turn-helix domain-containing protein → MMANHSSRASGVAPFGRRGQRRDDEPGSRRRAGDEPSRYRRVRLRTLGAELTLVYIADFQGLAPQFLVRFDEDGPYLSVGDPVAFSLASKEEPTGRESPGRPRVLSDADAERNRILLIAGDEDAIDRAAAQPRQNHGQIPLDTADIAVDMLIGYSIESVERRLVLRTLRRFNGDYRQAAFALGLSTRELSAKLLALLYADASATGE
- a CDS encoding RsmB/NOP family class I SAM-dependent RNA methyltransferase is translated as MTPAAQVSAAIEILAELAERRRPAADAIKDWGLSHRFAGSKDRASISSLVFDALRKRASAAFLMGDDSPRAVVIGALRESHGLSIEEIAALFSGEGHAPAPLTAEERERLATATLEGAPAHILGDYPEWLAERFAAAFGAAAAEEGRALAARAPVDLRANILKASREDALRRLAHLSPEPTPLSPLGLRIAPPTKGRGPALTAEPAYVKGLVEPQDEGSQIAALLCAAEPGEQVLDLCAGGGGKTLALAGQMHNRGQIYAFDDDGRRLTPIYPRLERAGARNVQVRAPRGKTDVLADLEARCGLVLIDAPCTGTGTWRRHPDAKWRLAPGALEQRIAEQQELLDKAPRFVKAGGRVAYVTCSLLIDENEAQIARFLDGHADFSAIPAEEAAAKAGLPELAQFASPHGAGFRLTPHTAGTDGFYVCVLKRG
- a CDS encoding type II toxin-antitoxin system ParD family antitoxin — protein: MNVSLTPELERLVHQKVQTGRYTSASEVVREALRLMEERDRLEAWRKDEIRAQIAAGVASLRAGRGVDGEEAFDRLEAEIDAEEQRSAE
- a CDS encoding type II toxin-antitoxin system RelE/ParE family toxin, with protein sequence MSRFRLSPEAQSDLEAIRRYLTRKGGPTLARHVLGEIRHALRFIAENPGAGHKREDLTDEKVKFWPVFSYLIVYEPSMRPIGIVRIIHGAQDVETMFSEKPPQM
- the guaA gene encoding glutamine-hydrolyzing GMP synthase; translated protein: MTATESFHHDIADRHDKLLIVDFGSQVTQLIARRVREAGVYCEIAPFQSAERAFAEIRPKAVILSGGPCSVTEDGSPRAPQSIFDAKIPVLAICYGEQLLAAQLGGAVEGGHHREFGRAEIGVVEESPLFSGVWEKGGRYPVWMSHGDRVTRLPEGFRVIAASENAPMGAIADEARRYYGVQFHLEVAHTPDGAKLISNFVHNVAGLKSDWTMSAFRGEAIDAIRRQVGPGRVLCGLSGGVDSAVAAVLIHEAIGDALTCVFVDHGLLRGGEAEEVVTLFRDHYNIPLVHVAAQELFLQALEGVEDPEIKRKTIGRLFIETFEEEAKKIAADGRGAPQFLAQGTLYPDVIESVSFSGGPSVTIKSHHNVGGLPERMNMKLVEPLRELFKDEVRALGRELGLPEAFVGRHPFPGPGLAIRCPGGITREKLEILRKADAIYLDEIRKAGLYDVIWQAFAVLLPVRTVGVMGDGRSYDHVCALRAVTSTDGMTADFYPFDMNFLGRAATRIINEVRGVNRVVYDVTSKPPGTIEWE
- a CDS encoding rhodanese-like domain-containing protein, producing the protein MAEWYSEISLDDLKSGIADKSIILVDVREADEYAQGHIDGALFVPLSAFDPSKIPAPAEGQKVVVYCRSGKRSVNAMEQARLFGRRDVSTHFGGGIIGWQKAGEPVVTGM
- a CDS encoding CHRD domain-containing protein, translated to MSRNASLALAAAVLVSVAASPAFAEVQMFKGDLSGGAENPPSASKGVGSIAVTLDPKTRKISWKGYFVGLEGQEMKAHFHGPAKAGEKAAPVLPVEAVEETFQGSATLDAKQVKQLEDGQWYFNIHSAKHPEGELRGQLNRVR